Proteins from a single region of Methanotorris igneus Kol 5:
- the frhD gene encoding coenzyme F420-reducing hydrogenase, FrhD protein: protein MPEYLNKEILILGCGNVLFGDDGFGYAVVNKLNALKEKIPALNSNKIGIIDAGTGASHYILSLIDEDTPIKKIIIIDAIDFGLKPGELIKLYPNDLPKIKKYYIDAHDMPLAGLIKEINEKYGIEVVVIGCQSKNMTAPDICLELSEEVKNAVDRAVEMVLDELLK from the coding sequence ATGCCAGAATATTTGAATAAAGAAATTTTAATCCTTGGATGTGGAAATGTTCTGTTTGGTGATGATGGGTTTGGATATGCGGTTGTAAACAAGTTAAATGCATTAAAAGAAAAAATTCCCGCCCTAAATTCTAATAAAATAGGAATTATCGATGCTGGAACTGGAGCATCTCACTATATACTTTCTTTAATTGATGAAGATACGCCAATAAAAAAGATTATAATCATAGATGCAATTGATTTTGGATTAAAACCGGGAGAATTGATAAAATTATATCCAAATGATTTACCAAAGATAAAAAAATACTACATAGATGCTCATGACATGCCCCTTGCAGGACTGATAAAGGAGATTAATGAAAAATATGGCATAGAGGTTGTAGTTATTGGATGCCAATCAAAAAATATGACTGCCCCAGATATATGCCTTGAATTGTCAGAAGAGGTTAAAAATGCAGTAGATAGGGCTGTTGAGATGGTTTTAGATGAGTTATTAAAATAA
- the frhG gene encoding coenzyme F420 hydrogenase subunit gamma: MVKIAHIHMCGCTGCLISLADTYEQLLDILNKVELVYALTLVDEKTEIKEIDDKIIIERKIPDDIDIALVEGSVCLDDEHSLKEILEVREKSKIVVALGACAATGGVTRFCRGNQMSKPVHSSFVPIGEVIKVDLALPGCPPSTESIVKLIGAALNGDTVYLEPYAELANKTEVCGCDLLYKVVNKSLCMGCGTCAAACPTRAIEMLDGRPNVLKELCIKCGACSVQCPRIRFPKLIEEIE; this comes from the coding sequence ATGGTAAAAATAGCACACATACACATGTGTGGATGTACAGGATGTTTGATATCTCTTGCAGATACCTATGAGCAACTTTTGGATATTTTAAATAAGGTGGAATTGGTCTATGCATTAACTCTGGTGGATGAAAAGACAGAGATAAAAGAAATAGATGATAAGATAATTATTGAAAGAAAAATTCCTGATGATATCGATATTGCGCTTGTGGAGGGTAGTGTTTGCTTAGATGATGAGCACTCACTAAAAGAAATTCTTGAAGTTAGGGAAAAATCAAAGATTGTTGTTGCTTTGGGGGCTTGTGCTGCGACTGGTGGAGTTACAAGATTCTGCAGAGGAAACCAAATGTCAAAACCAGTTCATAGTTCATTTGTTCCAATAGGGGAAGTAATAAAGGTTGATTTGGCACTTCCAGGATGTCCTCCATCAACTGAATCTATTGTAAAATTGATAGGGGCAGCATTAAATGGGGATACCGTATATTTGGAGCCATATGCTGAATTAGCAAATAAAACAGAAGTGTGTGGTTGTGATTTGCTATACAAAGTTGTTAATAAATCCCTCTGTATGGGTTGTGGGACTTGTGCAGCAGCATGTCCAACGAGGGCAATTGAAATGCTCGATGGGAGACCAAACGTGTTGAAAGAACTCTGTATTAAGTGTGGAGCATGTTCAGTCCAATGTCCAAGAATCAGATTCCCAAAATTAATTGAAGAGATCGAATAA
- the frhB gene encoding coenzyme F420 hydrogenase subunit beta, translating to MDAFGKYKTVVSARATDKKILKKSQDGGIVSAAFIYGLENGLLDGVIVADNAGEFKAVPKVATTPEEVLEAAGTKYTVCPNISVLKSAVREYALEKVGIVGTPCQIRAVRKLMKYPVGFRHTDSKIALTIGIFCMENFPYMGLKTIVEEHCGVKMEDVVKMDIGKGKFWVYTKWGETKAIKLKETHPYEQIACHVCTDYTAELADISTGSVGSPDGWSTVFVRTIRGEEFFNKMVEDGYLEIKPIEEVKPGLGLVEKLALTKKEKNTKEIEHRKELGLPVPY from the coding sequence GTGGATGCTTTTGGAAAGTATAAAACTGTCGTCTCTGCGAGGGCGACTGATAAGAAAATATTAAAAAAGTCTCAAGATGGGGGAATCGTTTCAGCAGCATTCATCTATGGTTTAGAGAATGGATTATTAGATGGGGTTATTGTTGCAGATAATGCAGGAGAATTTAAAGCAGTTCCGAAAGTTGCTACAACTCCAGAGGAAGTTTTAGAAGCGGCAGGAACTAAATACACAGTCTGCCCAAACATAAGCGTTTTAAAAAGTGCAGTTAGAGAATATGCATTAGAAAAAGTTGGTATCGTCGGAACTCCATGCCAAATAAGAGCCGTTAGAAAGTTAATGAAGTATCCAGTAGGATTTAGACACACTGACAGCAAAATCGCTTTAACAATCGGTATCTTTTGTATGGAAAACTTCCCATACATGGGGTTGAAGACGATTGTTGAAGAACACTGTGGAGTTAAGATGGAGGACGTTGTTAAGATGGATATTGGGAAGGGTAAGTTTTGGGTTTATACAAAATGGGGTGAGACAAAGGCTATCAAGTTGAAAGAGACCCATCCTTACGAGCAAATTGCATGCCACGTTTGTACTGACTACACTGCTGAGTTGGCAGACATTTCAACCGGTTCTGTTGGTAGTCCAGATGGTTGGAGCACCGTATTCGTAAGAACTATAAGAGGGGAAGAATTCTTCAACAAAATGGTTGAAGATGGCTACTTAGAAATTAAACCAATAGAAGAAGTCAAACCAGGTTTAGGATTAGTCGAAAAATTAGCCCTAACTAAAAAAGAGAAAAATACAAAAGAAATCGAACATAGAAAAGAGTTAGGATTACCCGTTCCTTACTAA
- a CDS encoding fibrillarin-like rRNA/tRNA 2'-O-methyltransferase: protein MEDIKIKEIFENIYEVDLGDGLRRIATKSLVEGKRVYGEKLIKVNGVEYRIWNPNKSKLAAAIINGLKVMPIKKGTKVLYLGASAGTTPSHVADIVEKSPIYSVEYSPRIMREFLEVCEDRKNLIPILGDANKPQEYAFIVEKVDVIYEDVAQPNQAEILIKNAKWFLKKGGYGMISIKARSIDVTKDPKEIFKEQKEILENGGFKIVDKVNIEPFEKDHVMFVGIWE from the coding sequence ATGGAAGATATAAAGATAAAAGAAATCTTTGAAAATATATATGAAGTTGATTTAGGTGATGGCTTAAGAAGAATAGCGACAAAATCCCTCGTTGAAGGAAAAAGAGTCTATGGAGAAAAACTCATAAAAGTTAATGGAGTTGAGTATAGAATATGGAATCCAAACAAAAGTAAATTGGCAGCGGCAATAATAAACGGGTTAAAAGTAATGCCCATAAAAAAAGGTACAAAAGTTCTTTATTTGGGGGCATCAGCAGGAACAACACCATCTCATGTTGCCGATATTGTTGAAAAATCCCCAATTTATTCAGTTGAATACTCCCCAAGAATTATGAGGGAGTTTTTAGAGGTTTGTGAGGATAGAAAAAATCTAATTCCCATACTTGGAGATGCAAATAAACCCCAAGAATATGCGTTTATTGTGGAGAAGGTTGATGTTATCTATGAGGACGTTGCCCAACCAAATCAGGCAGAGATTTTAATTAAAAATGCAAAGTGGTTTTTGAAAAAAGGCGGTTATGGAATGATCTCTATAAAAGCAAGGAGTATAGATGTTACAAAAGATCCAAAAGAAATATTTAAAGAACAAAAGGAAATTTTGGAAAATGGAGGTTTTAAGATTGTTGATAAAGTAAATATTGAGCCGTTCGAAAAAGACCACGTTATGTTTGTTGGGATTTGGGAGTAA
- the nifH gene encoding nitrogenase iron protein: protein MKQIAFYGKGGIGKSTTVCNIAAALADEGKRVMVVGCDPKHDCTSNLRGGEEIPTVLDTLREKGMEKMSLSDIEKRIDIDEIVYKGYKGIYCIEAGGPKPGYGCAGRGVIVAIDLLKKMNVFEELGVDVVLYDVLGDVVCGGFAMPLRMGLAEQIYIVTSSDYMAMYAANNICRGMKEFAKRGGSRLGGLIYNVRGSLDAEDIVTEFAKKLGTEIIGKIPNSLLIAEAEIEGKTVIEYAPDSEIASIYRELAKKIYKNKNGVIPNPLENEEIMQIGKRVKERIRSLRS from the coding sequence ATGAAGCAAATAGCATTTTATGGGAAAGGAGGAATTGGAAAATCAACAACTGTCTGTAATATAGCGGCGGCATTGGCAGATGAAGGGAAAAGGGTTATGGTTGTTGGTTGCGACCCGAAGCATGATTGTACATCGAATTTAAGGGGAGGAGAAGAGATTCCAACGGTTTTAGATACGTTGAGAGAGAAAGGTATGGAGAAAATGAGTTTAAGTGATATAGAAAAGAGAATAGACATAGATGAGATTGTTTATAAGGGATATAAGGGCATTTATTGTATTGAGGCGGGGGGTCCTAAGCCGGGTTATGGGTGTGCTGGGAGGGGTGTTATTGTTGCTATTGATTTGTTAAAGAAGATGAATGTTTTTGAAGAGTTGGGAGTTGATGTTGTTTTATATGATGTCCTTGGGGATGTTGTTTGTGGGGGGTTTGCCATGCCTTTGAGGATGGGGTTGGCTGAGCAAATTTATATTGTTACTTCTTCCGATTACATGGCTATGTATGCTGCAAACAATATTTGCAGAGGGATGAAAGAATTTGCAAAAAGAGGTGGAAGTAGGTTAGGTGGTTTAATTTATAACGTTAGGGGTTCTTTGGATGCGGAGGATATTGTTACTGAGTTTGCTAAAAAATTGGGAACTGAGATTATTGGTAAAATTCCAAATTCTTTGTTAATTGCTGAGGCGGAGATTGAGGGTAAGACGGTTATTGAATATGCCCCAGACAGTGAGATTGCATCAATTTATAGAGAACTTGCTAAGAAGATTTACAAAAATAAAAATGGAGTTATCCCAAATCCATTGGAAAATGAAGAGATTATGCAGATTGGAAAGAGAGTTAAGGAGAGAATTAGGAGTTTAAGGTCTTAA
- a CDS encoding acyl-CoA dehydratase activase codes for MILGIDVGSTTTKMVLMENNKIVDYKIKNIGVVVEEEDILKMVNEFEKEYSVDKVVATGYGRHKITFADRVVPEVIALGRGANYFFKEADGVVDIGGQDSKVIKIDKDGNVVDFILSDKCAAGTGKFLEKCIEILKIEDDINKYKSNNIAKISSMCAVFAESEIISLLAKKTPKENILMGVYESICNRIIPMVNKLGINNIVFSGGVAKNRVLAEVLEEKLNKSILIPKEPQIVCCVGAILKGF; via the coding sequence ATGATTTTGGGCATAGATGTTGGTTCAACCACCACAAAAATGGTTCTAATGGAAAATAACAAAATAGTCGATTACAAAATAAAAAATATCGGCGTTGTTGTTGAGGAAGAGGATATTTTAAAGATGGTTAATGAGTTTGAGAAAGAATACAGTGTAGATAAAGTAGTTGCGACTGGTTATGGAAGGCACAAAATAACTTTTGCGGATAGGGTTGTTCCGGAGGTTATTGCATTAGGAAGAGGAGCAAATTATTTTTTCAAGGAGGCGGATGGAGTTGTTGATATTGGAGGACAGGATAGCAAGGTTATAAAGATAGATAAAGATGGAAATGTTGTGGATTTTATCCTATCTGATAAATGTGCAGCGGGAACAGGGAAGTTTTTGGAGAAATGCATAGAGATTTTGAAGATTGAGGATGATATAAATAAATACAAATCAAATAACATTGCTAAAATCTCATCTATGTGTGCTGTCTTTGCAGAGAGTGAAATTATTTCCTTATTGGCTAAAAAAACACCAAAAGAGAATATTTTAATGGGGGTTTATGAGAGTATCTGTAATAGAATTATACCAATGGTAAATAAATTGGGGATAAATAATATTGTCTTCAGTGGAGGGGTTGCAAAGAATAGGGTTTTAGCAGAGGTGTTAGAGGAAAAGTTAAATAAAAGTATCTTAATTCCAAAAGAACCGCAAATTGTTTGCTGTGTTGGTGCTATATTGAAGGGCTTTTAA
- a CDS encoding CD3072 family TudS-related putative desulfidase, translated as MKGKKIAIVAHCILNQNSVVNGLERAEGAFNDVVELLLKKNYAIIQLPCPEMLYLGIDRVGKTKEEYDTEEYRELCREILKPIVKYLGEYSKEGFRFILIGIEGSPTCGIFKTVTKEGLIDGRGILMEEFLKMLENEHIDLKKIDFPVNMNEYNEFLKELERLLM; from the coding sequence ATGAAAGGAAAGAAAATTGCAATTGTGGCTCACTGCATATTAAATCAAAATAGTGTTGTTAATGGCTTAGAGAGGGCAGAAGGGGCGTTTAATGATGTTGTTGAATTGCTTTTAAAGAAAAATTATGCTATAATTCAACTCCCATGTCCAGAGATGCTATATTTGGGGATAGATAGGGTAGGAAAAACAAAGGAGGAATATGATACTGAGGAATATAGGGAGCTTTGTAGGGAAATTTTAAAACCAATAGTCAAATATCTGGGAGAGTATAGTAAAGAAGGATTTAGATTTATTTTAATCGGGATAGAAGGTTCTCCGACATGTGGGATTTTTAAAACTGTAACAAAAGAGGGATTAATAGATGGAAGAGGTATTTTAATGGAGGAATTTTTAAAAATGTTAGAGAATGAGCATATAGATTTGAAGAAAATTGATTTTCCAGTAAATATGAATGAATACAACGAATTTTTAAAAGAATTAGAAAGATTGTTGATGTAG
- a CDS encoding double-cubane-cluster-containing anaerobic reductase, translating to MMELNAIKKLMEKFANRKEQLYKQKEEGKKVFGMFCAFVPIELILAADAIPVGLCGGKNDTVPIAEEDLPRNLCPLIKSSYGFKKAKSCPYFEAADVVIGETTCDGKKKMFELLERMVKMHVMQLPYMKTEKAKELWVEEVKKLKEMIEKETGNKIDEEKLKESVEKVNKMRKLFYKLYELRANKPTPIKGIDALKLFQFAYLLDIDDTIEILEELVKELEEKVKKGEGYEGKRILVSGCPMVAGNTKIVELIEEVGGVVVGEESCTGTRFFENLVEEPTIEGIAERYLKIPCACMFHNDERIENIKRLVKELNADGVVYYTLQYCHTFNVEGARVEEELKKEGIPVIRIETDYSESDKEQLKTRLEAFIEMI from the coding sequence ATGATGGAGCTAAATGCAATAAAAAAACTCATGGAAAAATTCGCAAATAGGAAAGAACAACTCTACAAACAAAAAGAAGAAGGAAAAAAAGTATTTGGTATGTTCTGTGCGTTTGTTCCAATTGAATTAATATTGGCAGCAGATGCTATTCCAGTTGGTTTGTGTGGAGGTAAAAATGACACAGTTCCAATTGCAGAGGAGGATTTACCAAGAAATCTCTGTCCATTGATAAAATCATCTTATGGATTTAAAAAGGCAAAATCATGCCCATACTTTGAGGCAGCAGATGTAGTTATTGGAGAGACAACGTGTGATGGTAAGAAAAAGATGTTTGAGTTATTGGAAAGAATGGTTAAAATGCACGTAATGCAACTTCCATACATGAAAACAGAAAAAGCAAAGGAATTATGGGTTGAAGAGGTTAAAAAATTAAAGGAAATGATTGAGAAAGAGACTGGCAATAAAATTGATGAAGAAAAATTGAAAGAGAGTGTTGAGAAAGTAAACAAAATGAGAAAACTCTTCTACAAGTTGTATGAGTTGAGGGCAAACAAACCAACACCAATAAAAGGTATTGATGCTTTAAAATTGTTCCAATTTGCTTATTTGTTGGATATTGATGATACAATAGAAATTTTGGAAGAGTTAGTTAAAGAGTTAGAAGAGAAAGTCAAAAAAGGAGAGGGTTATGAAGGTAAAAGAATCTTAGTTAGCGGTTGCCCAATGGTTGCTGGAAACACAAAAATCGTTGAGTTAATTGAGGAAGTTGGTGGGGTTGTTGTTGGTGAGGAAAGTTGTACTGGAACAAGATTCTTTGAGAATTTAGTTGAAGAACCAACTATTGAGGGCATAGCAGAGAGATACTTAAAAATCCCATGCGCATGCATGTTCCACAACGATGAGAGGATAGAGAACATCAAAAGATTGGTTAAAGAGTTGAATGCTGATGGAGTTGTTTACTACACATTGCAGTATTGCCACACTTTCAATGTAGAGGGAGCAAGAGTTGAGGAAGAACTTAAAAAAGAAGGCATTCCAGTTATTAGGATTGAGACAGATTACTCTGAAAGCGATAAAGAGCAATTAAAAACAAGATTGGAGGCATTTATTGAGATGATTTAA
- a CDS encoding cytochrome c, with the protein MRISPLVAGLIGGFSAALLQAFFKVSPPPAYGICIACHTRDLVNWIVNAISGSTLFVAPVSKVFPVLTVVGIFVGAFIAANVHKEFKIKQTHNPIVGFVLGVLVVIFALLMGGCPLRETIRTAYGDVIALISLIAMFAGVIVASEVYLKRNA; encoded by the coding sequence ATGAGAATTTCTCCATTAGTTGCTGGTCTTATAGGAGGTTTCTCCGCTGCGCTGTTGCAGGCGTTTTTTAAGGTATCTCCACCACCAGCGTATGGGATTTGTATCGCCTGCCACACAAGAGATTTGGTCAACTGGATTGTAAATGCAATTAGTGGAAGTACATTGTTTGTAGCTCCAGTTTCAAAGGTTTTTCCAGTTTTAACTGTTGTTGGTATTTTTGTTGGAGCATTTATCGCAGCTAATGTTCATAAGGAGTTTAAGATAAAGCAAACACACAATCCAATAGTTGGTTTTGTTTTGGGAGTTTTGGTTGTGATATTTGCATTGTTGATGGGAGGATGTCCATTGAGGGAAACAATAAGAACAGCTTATGGAGACGTTATTGCATTGATAAGTTTAATAGCAATGTTTGCTGGTGTAATTGTGGCAAGTGAAGTCTATTTAAAAAGAAATGCTTAA
- a CDS encoding YeeE/YedE thiosulfate transporter family protein codes for MEYLHAIGTFAFGILLGYLFQRSRMCFVGGMRDFYLIRDTWLIKGLFGFFGGALLGYIIFSAMGKIPFFPWIAVKGFTPIPGDPLGKAGSLVGHLIVAIIGGFGVGFFSVIQGGCPLRNYVMAAEGNKTAIAYVLGLAVGAVLFHTVVVPIVKAILL; via the coding sequence ATGGAATACTTGCACGCAATTGGAACATTTGCATTTGGAATCCTTTTAGGATATTTATTCCAAAGGTCAAGAATGTGTTTTGTTGGAGGAATGAGGGACTTTTATTTGATAAGGGATACATGGTTAATTAAAGGTCTCTTTGGGTTTTTTGGTGGAGCATTATTAGGTTATATAATATTTAGTGCTATGGGTAAAATTCCATTCTTCCCATGGATTGCTGTAAAAGGCTTCACCCCAATCCCAGGAGACCCATTAGGTAAAGCAGGAAGTTTAGTTGGACATTTAATAGTTGCTATTATTGGTGGATTTGGAGTTGGATTTTTCTCAGTTATCCAAGGGGGTTGTCCATTGAGGAACTATGTCATGGCAGCAGAGGGGAATAAGACGGCGATTGCCTATGTTTTAGGGCTTGCTGTTGGAGCAGTATTGTTCCACACCGTTGTAGTTCCTATCGTTAAGGCAATACTGTTATAA
- a CDS encoding DUF3343 domain-containing protein codes for MRGEIVILKKIKSLLEKGDKKEEKEFEGKGLIIFKSVKDAMKAENILRGYNIKVVAPPHEIREGCDLAIEYDLIDELGIKRELEKNNIEPLKFISLNDYSLKPLELIKIKEVDGFVMVRCGNMKITIDKEGNIVNISGGGCPDVPYLALKLKGRNIKDIKEDETPKSLGYTLCAYTLNKAFEKARELVR; via the coding sequence ATGAGAGGGGAGATTGTGATTTTAAAGAAGATAAAAAGTTTGTTGGAAAAGGGGGATAAAAAAGAAGAAAAAGAATTTGAAGGTAAGGGATTGATAATTTTTAAGAGTGTTAAAGATGCGATGAAGGCGGAGAATATTTTGAGGGGCTATAACATTAAAGTTGTAGCTCCCCCACATGAGATAAGGGAAGGTTGCGACTTGGCAATAGAGTATGATTTGATAGATGAATTGGGAATTAAGAGGGAATTAGAAAAAAATAATATTGAGCCATTAAAATTCATCTCTTTAAATGATTATTCCTTAAAGCCACTCGAATTGATAAAAATTAAGGAAGTTGATGGCTTTGTTATGGTGAGATGTGGAAATATGAAGATAACAATTGATAAAGAAGGGAATATTGTAAATATCTCTGGCGGTGGATGTCCAGATGTGCCATATTTGGCATTAAAATTAAAGGGAAGAAATATTAAAGATATTAAAGAGGATGAGACTCCAAAAAGTTTGGGATATACATTATGTGCCTATACTTTAAATAAGGCATTTGAAAAGGCAAGAGAATTAGTGAGGTGA
- a CDS encoding cyclophilin-like fold protein, which yields MKIKIKVKDFEVEAELYEDLAPKTVSAIAKALPIKGVVNRWGDEIYFETDVVVNEEENSKEYVELGDIAYWIPGRAICIFFGKTSISDGDKIKPASAVNVIGKVKDWEKFKDVWDGEVIEITK from the coding sequence ATGAAAATTAAAATTAAAGTTAAAGATTTTGAAGTTGAGGCAGAACTCTATGAAGATCTTGCTCCAAAAACTGTAAGTGCAATAGCTAAAGCACTTCCAATAAAAGGAGTTGTGAATAGATGGGGAGATGAGATATACTTTGAGACAGATGTTGTTGTTAATGAGGAAGAGAACTCAAAGGAATACGTGGAGTTGGGAGATATTGCCTATTGGATTCCAGGGAGAGCAATATGCATCTTCTTTGGAAAGACGTCAATAAGTGATGGTGATAAAATAAAACCAGCAAGTGCTGTGAATGTTATAGGGAAGGTCAAGGACTGGGAGAAATTTAAAGATGTCTGGGATGGAGAGGTAATTGAAATAACAAAATAA
- a CDS encoding AAA family ATPase translates to MEKLKWIKIENFRAFKKAEISDFGDINVFIGKNNTGKSTLLESIYLNLAQNNKDLLGIYPFRAIFSRRGISGIGRVRYSEIDDSEDVITSIVYYLFHSINIDKEELNKLMSSINSNLNEFELNAYFGEFPEDILKIFFREYVGYYSGDRDDIQPQIIISDGNNDILFSVVEKLPRNEIIYRIHSKSFLRFHIKRQNVLMVDEYIMRLRTLHSSPMFSFIKRIERYSKIDKEHLSKFLSDQLNTEIVDIIPKIFDIFLLLKDNKQMPVSLLGDGTKMALSYYYALSLEDTYVLLEEPENHLHPKLMDKIIDLIINSSQKNQIFITTHNLEFLQKILEKSYEKNINLKVFAFENLVDGIPNIEVYECDEANAALNKIGVDLR, encoded by the coding sequence ATGGAAAAATTAAAATGGATTAAAATAGAAAATTTTAGGGCATTCAAAAAAGCAGAAATATCAGATTTTGGAGATATTAATGTATTTATTGGAAAAAACAATACTGGAAAAAGTACACTTCTTGAAAGTATTTATTTGAATTTGGCTCAAAATAATAAAGATTTGTTAGGCATCTATCCTTTTAGAGCAATATTTTCAAGAAGGGGAATTTCTGGAATTGGTAGGGTAAGATATTCAGAAATAGACGATAGTGAAGATGTTATTACCTCTATTGTTTATTATTTGTTTCATTCAATTAATATAGACAAGGAGGAACTTAATAAACTTATGTCAAGTATCAACTCTAATTTAAATGAGTTTGAATTAAATGCATATTTTGGAGAATTTCCAGAAGATATTTTAAAAATCTTTTTTAGAGAATACGTTGGATACTATTCTGGAGATAGAGATGATATCCAGCCACAAATAATTATAAGTGATGGAAATAACGACATATTATTTTCAGTAGTTGAAAAATTGCCCAGAAATGAGATTATTTACCGTATCCATTCAAAAAGCTTTCTTAGATTTCATATAAAACGTCAAAATGTTTTAATGGTTGATGAGTATATTATGAGATTAAGAACCCTCCATTCATCACCGATGTTCTCATTTATAAAAAGAATTGAGAGGTATTCAAAAATAGACAAAGAACATTTATCAAAATTTTTATCAGACCAATTAAACACAGAAATCGTTGATATTATTCCAAAAATATTTGATATATTTTTATTATTAAAAGATAATAAGCAAATGCCTGTATCATTATTGGGGGATGGAACAAAAATGGCTTTGTCGTATTATTATGCATTATCTCTTGAAGACACTTACGTTTTATTGGAAGAACCAGAAAACCACTTACATCCTAAATTGATGGATAAGATTATTGATTTAATAATTAACTCATCCCAAAAAAACCAAATTTTTATAACAACTCATAACTTAGAGTTTCTTCAAAAAATTTTAGAGAAATCTTATGAAAAAAATATAAATCTGAAAGTTTTTGCCTTTGAGAATTTAGTGGATGGTATTCCAAATATTGAAGTTTATGAATGTGATGAAGCAAATGCCGCATTAAATAAAATTGGGGTGGATTTGAGATGA
- a CDS encoding NAD(P)H-hydrate dehydratase, with protein MIIAGTMPIKGLELIRGKPTLKGNKIIINNKEFPISMGTGALIGAVLKTLEYFGEDKLYVITAGDIGEGDGSLKIYDALKDVDDDLLIIHYIKPKISKIKEIDFSPKIIADAGGMYVAKAANIGDKFYLFLPDVGELAFLADEKASHPAYVRGFISEVDDKEVPELIKRAYEKSKMPKYMVVKGEKDYVVEDGDIVETIDAPKIEAMECIGGTGDTLTGIISSLIYCGYKTKDACVLGCKINRMLGEVANAKPNTQVDELIHNIPKVLKHLNL; from the coding sequence ATGATTATAGCGGGGACTATGCCAATAAAGGGGTTGGAGTTAATAAGGGGAAAGCCAACACTAAAAGGAAATAAAATAATAATAAATAACAAAGAGTTTCCAATATCTATGGGAACTGGTGCATTGATAGGAGCAGTTTTAAAAACATTAGAATATTTTGGAGAGGATAAACTTTATGTCATAACTGCTGGAGATATTGGAGAAGGAGATGGAAGTTTAAAGATTTATGATGCGTTGAAGGATGTTGATGATGATTTACTTATAATACATTACATAAAACCAAAAATTTCAAAAATTAAGGAAATTGATTTCTCTCCAAAGATTATTGCAGATGCTGGGGGAATGTATGTAGCAAAAGCAGCGAACATAGGGGATAAGTTTTATCTCTTTTTACCTGATGTGGGTGAGTTAGCATTTTTGGCGGATGAAAAGGCATCCCATCCTGCCTATGTGAGGGGTTTTATATCTGAGGTAGATGATAAGGAAGTGCCTGAACTAATCAAGAGGGCCTATGAAAAATCAAAAATGCCAAAATATATGGTTGTTAAGGGAGAAAAGGACTATGTAGTTGAGGATGGAGATATTGTTGAAACGATAGACGCTCCAAAAATAGAGGCAATGGAATGCATTGGAGGAACTGGAGATACTCTAACAGGAATTATTTCCTCTCTGATATATTGTGGATACAAAACAAAAGACGCCTGTGTTTTGGGATGTAAAATAAATAGGATGTTGGGAGAGGTCGCTAACGCAAAGCCAAATACGCAAGTTGATGAATTAATCCATAATATACCAAAAGTTTTAAAACATTTGAATTTATAA
- a CDS encoding SMC-Scp complex subunit ScpB, protein MHEALKALKERYKNTSINIRIFNNKCVMELKEEYAEKVLPYINVELNEDTLETLLLIAYLEPVKQAQIVKIRGHKARNHIEKLEKMGYIKSKKEGNSKILCLTKKFDELGYSKEEIRKMFEK, encoded by the coding sequence GTGCATGAGGCATTAAAAGCATTAAAAGAGAGATACAAAAACACTTCTATCAACATCAGAATCTTTAACAACAAGTGTGTGATGGAGTTAAAGGAAGAATACGCTGAAAAAGTCCTACCTTATATTAATGTTGAATTAAACGAGGATACTTTAGAAACACTCCTACTGATTGCATATTTAGAGCCAGTAAAACAGGCACAAATAGTGAAGATTAGAGGACATAAAGCACGTAACCATATAGAAAAACTCGAAAAGATGGGATATATAAAATCAAAAAAAGAAGGAAATTCAAAGATATTATGTCTAACTAAAAAATTTGATGAATTAGGATATTCCAAGGAAGAAATTAGAAAGATGTTCGAAAAGTAA